From a single Alkalihalophilus pseudofirmus genomic region:
- a CDS encoding nitrilase-related carbon-nitrogen hydrolase produces the protein MSDHVKIGLIQASNDVHGDEPVAVHKEKAIEKHIKLIREAKAKGAQIICLQEIFYGPYFCSEQKTKWYEVAEEIPNGPTTRLFQDLAKELEIVIVLPIYEREGIATYYNTAAVIDADGSYLGKYRKQHIPHVGVGEEGYGFWEKYYFKPGNMGYPVFDTAYAKVGVYICYDRHFPEGARLLGLNGAEIVFNPSATVAGLSEYLWKLEQPAHAVANGYYLGAINRVGMEAPWNMGEFYGQSYLVNPRGQMVAVASRDQDEVIIGEMDKKMIREVRDTWQFYRDRRPETYDDMTALLP, from the coding sequence ATGTCAGATCACGTAAAAATTGGACTAATTCAAGCCTCAAATGATGTACACGGCGATGAGCCAGTAGCGGTTCATAAAGAGAAAGCCATTGAAAAGCATATTAAGTTAATTCGTGAAGCTAAAGCAAAGGGTGCTCAAATCATATGTCTGCAGGAAATATTCTACGGCCCGTACTTCTGTTCTGAACAGAAAACAAAATGGTATGAGGTGGCAGAAGAAATTCCGAATGGCCCGACTACACGATTGTTTCAAGATTTAGCAAAGGAACTTGAAATTGTTATTGTTCTTCCAATCTATGAGCGGGAAGGCATTGCTACTTACTATAATACAGCTGCAGTGATCGATGCGGACGGTTCTTATTTAGGTAAATACCGCAAACAGCATATTCCTCATGTAGGTGTCGGGGAAGAGGGTTACGGTTTCTGGGAGAAGTATTACTTTAAGCCAGGGAATATGGGTTACCCAGTCTTTGATACAGCTTATGCAAAAGTTGGGGTTTACATTTGTTATGACCGTCATTTCCCAGAAGGTGCTAGATTACTAGGCTTGAACGGGGCAGAGATTGTCTTTAATCCATCAGCAACTGTTGCTGGTTTATCTGAATACTTATGGAAGCTAGAGCAGCCAGCTCACGCTGTTGCAAATGGCTATTATTTAGGTGCCATCAACCGTGTCGGAATGGAAGCGCCATGGAATATGGGCGAGTTCTACGGACAGTCCTATCTAGTAAACCCTCGCGGACAAATGGTTGCTGTTGCAAGTCGTGATCAAGATGAGGTCATTATTGGTGAAATGGACAAGAAAATGATTCGAGAAGTACGCGATACATGGCAGTTTTACAGAGACCGCAGACCAGAGACATATGATGATATGACGGCTCTTCTCCCTTAA
- a CDS encoding NAD(P)-dependent oxidoreductase, with amino-acid sequence MLTVEDLEKQFQEAHPGLTNREAVEEANRCLFCYDAPCITACPTSIDIPKFIKKISSGNMLGSAKTIMTANPVGASCSRVCPTEELCEGACVLNHSTKPIMIGDLQRYATDWAMKNEQVLFKAGKKNGKTVAIVGGGPAGLSAARELALIGYDVTIYEAEKEAGGLNTYGIVSFRLPQRVSFWEVDQVKSLDVKIKTNTRIGEDVPVSELVANYDAVVLAIGMSKVPDLGIEGEELDGVHDAIDFVKATKSGQLTEEYIGKKVVVIGAGNTAVDGATCSVRLGAENVKILYRRTLAEMTAYDFEYEFAKQDGVEFRWLTAPKRIIGDENGKVKAIECIKMELGEPSEDGRRRPVPVEGSEFTLEVDAVIKAIGQTRYIDLIEQFGLEHDGGVVKVNMEDFTTSNEKVFACGDVIFGKGQGEAMVVTAAEQGKQTAYALHQKLSKNMQEESA; translated from the coding sequence ATGTTAACGGTAGAAGACTTAGAAAAGCAGTTTCAAGAGGCTCATCCTGGACTAACAAATAGAGAAGCAGTTGAAGAAGCAAACCGCTGTTTATTTTGCTATGACGCACCCTGTATTACCGCTTGTCCGACAAGTATAGATATTCCTAAATTCATTAAGAAAATCTCCTCTGGGAATATGTTGGGATCTGCTAAAACGATTATGACGGCAAACCCAGTCGGTGCAAGCTGTTCACGTGTATGTCCAACAGAGGAGCTCTGTGAAGGGGCATGTGTCCTAAACCATTCTACTAAGCCGATTATGATTGGCGATTTGCAAAGGTATGCAACTGATTGGGCAATGAAAAATGAACAAGTTCTCTTTAAAGCCGGAAAGAAGAACGGAAAAACGGTTGCGATTGTTGGAGGGGGTCCTGCCGGCTTATCAGCTGCTCGTGAACTAGCTCTTATCGGGTATGATGTCACGATTTATGAAGCTGAAAAAGAAGCGGGCGGGCTGAATACCTATGGCATCGTTTCTTTCCGCTTACCACAGCGCGTGTCATTCTGGGAAGTAGATCAAGTAAAGAGTCTTGATGTAAAGATTAAAACGAATACGCGAATTGGAGAAGATGTTCCTGTATCAGAGCTGGTAGCCAATTATGATGCGGTTGTCCTTGCGATTGGAATGTCTAAGGTGCCGGATTTAGGAATAGAGGGTGAAGAGCTAGATGGTGTTCATGATGCGATTGACTTTGTTAAAGCAACGAAATCAGGCCAGCTGACAGAAGAGTACATCGGTAAAAAAGTAGTGGTCATCGGTGCTGGAAACACAGCGGTGGATGGTGCGACATGTTCTGTTCGTCTTGGCGCAGAAAACGTTAAAATCCTCTACCGCAGAACACTGGCAGAAATGACGGCTTATGATTTTGAATATGAATTTGCAAAGCAAGATGGAGTCGAATTCCGCTGGTTAACTGCTCCTAAGCGTATTATCGGTGATGAGAACGGTAAAGTGAAAGCGATCGAGTGCATCAAAATGGAACTGGGTGAACCGAGTGAAGATGGTCGAAGAAGACCAGTACCTGTAGAAGGGTCTGAGTTTACGTTAGAAGTTGATGCGGTGATTAAGGCAATCGGCCAGACTCGCTATATTGACTTAATCGAGCAGTTTGGATTAGAGCATGACGGCGGAGTTGTAAAGGTAAATATGGAAGACTTTACGACATCGAACGAAAAAGTCTTTGCATGTGGTGATGTGATCTTCGGTAAAGGTCAAGGAGAAGCAATGGTTGTAACAGCGGCAGAACAAGGAAAACAGACAGCATATGCGCTGCACCAAAAACTATCTAAAAACATGCAGGAAGAATCGGCTTAA
- the preA gene encoding NAD-dependent dihydropyrimidine dehydrogenase subunit PreA gives MADLRIDFAGIKSPNPFWLASAPPTNSGYQVQRAFEAGWGGAVWKTLGDPILNVSSRFAAVSFNGQKVAGFNNIELITDRPLEVNLKEIYETKKRFPDHVIIASLMVEPRQEAWHEIVKRVEDVGVDGLELNFGCPHGMAERGMGAASGQVPELVEKQTYWAKEVAQTPVIVKLTPNITDITVTAEAAVQGGADAVSMINTINSLAGVDIDSWNTVPHVAGKGAHGGYCGPAVKPIALNMVAECARNPHVNVPISGMGGVSNWENAVEFMLMGATGVQVCTAAMHHGFRIVEDMLDGLNNYLDEKGIESVMDIVGKSVTNYSDWGNLDLNYKVVAQINNDVCINCNKCHIACEDTSHQCIDMLKDDQGNDILKVREDDCVGCNLCSIVCPVDGAIDMVELKNELPAMTWNERQAAIGAAGNCSIPTVK, from the coding sequence ATGGCTGACTTACGAATTGACTTTGCAGGAATTAAATCCCCGAATCCTTTTTGGCTGGCATCCGCGCCGCCAACAAACTCAGGCTATCAAGTGCAGCGTGCCTTTGAAGCAGGGTGGGGCGGAGCTGTATGGAAGACACTAGGCGACCCTATATTAAATGTATCCTCACGCTTTGCAGCCGTAAGTTTTAACGGGCAAAAGGTTGCTGGCTTTAACAATATCGAGTTAATTACAGACCGTCCGCTAGAAGTAAATTTAAAAGAAATCTATGAAACAAAGAAACGTTTCCCGGATCATGTGATTATTGCCTCACTCATGGTAGAGCCGCGGCAAGAGGCGTGGCATGAGATTGTCAAACGAGTAGAAGATGTTGGAGTAGATGGACTTGAGTTGAATTTCGGCTGTCCGCACGGGATGGCTGAGCGGGGGATGGGTGCTGCATCGGGGCAGGTTCCTGAACTCGTTGAAAAGCAGACGTATTGGGCAAAAGAAGTTGCCCAAACTCCTGTTATTGTTAAGCTTACACCAAATATTACAGATATCACTGTAACGGCAGAAGCAGCTGTTCAAGGCGGGGCAGATGCGGTTAGTATGATTAATACGATTAACAGTTTGGCGGGAGTTGATATTGATTCATGGAATACAGTTCCCCATGTTGCCGGCAAGGGAGCGCACGGCGGCTATTGCGGTCCGGCAGTAAAACCGATTGCGCTGAACATGGTTGCTGAATGTGCGCGTAACCCGCATGTTAATGTACCGATCTCAGGGATGGGCGGTGTCTCCAACTGGGAAAATGCGGTTGAATTTATGCTGATGGGGGCAACAGGCGTTCAAGTGTGTACAGCTGCGATGCACCACGGCTTTAGAATTGTAGAGGATATGTTAGATGGACTGAATAATTACCTTGATGAAAAAGGTATTGAATCAGTTATGGATATTGTCGGAAAATCGGTGACCAATTACTCGGATTGGGGCAACCTTGATCTGAATTATAAAGTCGTTGCACAAATTAATAATGATGTTTGTATCAATTGTAATAAATGCCACATTGCCTGTGAGGATACCTCTCACCAATGTATTGATATGTTAAAGGATGACCAAGGAAACGACATCTTAAAAGTTCGCGAGGATGATTGCGTAGGCTGCAACCTATGTTCGATCGTGTGTCCAGTTGATGGAGCCATTGATATGGTTGAGCTGAAAAATGAGCTGCCTGCCATGACATGGAATGAACGTCAAGCAGCAATCGGGGCAGCGGGTAACTGCAGTATCCCAACTGTAAAATAA